A stretch of Podospora bellae-mahoneyi strain CBS 112042 chromosome 5, whole genome shotgun sequence DNA encodes these proteins:
- a CDS encoding hypothetical protein (COG:U; EggNog:ENOG503P5VM), translating into MNMLDFTHFNAAFPTDGPSPYDPTFSRQIETFRKSFDGVLFIDRVLHRLGIKDASKVYPPHSSSALRSLHNQIITSSPGISPHARLSVLFYLLLDFDEKRGPRTSNLALSLADESGLPSNYQILMRGLWHMDRSEFKFALEYLCHPSLPSEFADDIITVLVKHAKKTEDDYSLPLAYYNTVQPVLKTGESLELLFGALARTSVTEALYFTRVWPENTRRGLFERLVGSVIEGGESVAGRGRELVSLPLDGREEEWFNEFVGGRERGGRGGKSARAVRVMREVVTGRGLEQVGVNGVGRW; encoded by the exons atgaACATGCTCGACTTCACCCACTTCAACGCCGCCTTCCCAACCGATGGCCCATCCCCCTACGACCCAACCTTTTCCCGCCAAATCGAAACCTTTCGCAAATCCTTCGACGGCGTCCTCTTCATCGATCGAGTACTCCACCGCCTAGGTATCAAAGATG CATCAAAAGTCTATCCCCctcactcctcctccgccctccgctccctccacaaccaaatcatcacctcctcccccggcaTCTCCCCCCACGCCCGCCTCTCAGTCCTCttctacctcctcctcgacttTGACGAAAAACGCGGCCCCCGCACCTCCAACCTAGCCCTTTCCCTCGCCGACGAGTCGGGGCTCCCATCCAACTACCAGATCCTCATGCGGGGGCTGTGGCATATGGACAGGTCAGAATTCAAGTTTGCGCTGGAATACCTCTGCCACCCTTCCTTGCCAAGCGAGTTTGCCGATGATATTATAACAGTCCTGGTCAAGCACGCCAAGAAGACGGAGGATGATTACTCGTTGCCGTTGGCGTATTATAACACTGTCCAGCCGGTGCTCAAGACGGGCGAGAGTTTGGAGCTGTTGTTTGGGGcgttggcgaggacgagCGTGACGGAGGCGTTGTATTTTACTAGGGTGTGGCCGGAGAATacgaggagggggttgtttgagaggttggtggggagtgtgatcgagggtggggagagtgtggcggggagggggagggagttggttAGTTTGCCgttggatgggagggaggaggagtggtttAATGAGTTTGTGGGGGgtagggagaggggggggagggggggaaagagTGCGAGGGCTGTTAGGGTCATGAGGGAGGTTGTTACGGGGCGGGGGTTGGAGCAGGTGGGGGTTaatggggttgggaggtggtga
- the PTH2 gene encoding Gluconate transport-inducing protein (COG:G; COG:T; EggNog:ENOG503NXQ1) encodes MTTMETYHGMVKTPADAIKLFEACRLGLLPRVQRRLSEKERQQIRSGSVYVWDEREAGMRRWTDGKSWSASRVSGSFLTYREMEGKRGNGFGNSRRGAGRTPDSGRGSDEDQDDGEPDSLAAGYRYKTDGLMKQSFSITTSNSQHLHLISYYTRNSQNLQTPSTDPQLRGIIPQKGMYPESSLNDQSALTRSPMQQPPYPPQVQQLHHLPPGYPGYAPHPAHHGHYQPWPPSPGTTPPYGHPYNGHHHPGHPVHPGAHPAPYGHHLPQLQYGPPPPPPPQQPYHSANHHQYERERAPTLPPLQLPQKRPPQPPPQLPLPAPTPSQPPHHPPYSQPGSVSTPILSPPRIAPLGSPRSRQLQAKAREAISDPRLALNGGIQLAPVQPPQQHQQPPPMRPIITTHTASPPNRALSVSPNSDGRNRDPTSASTKASLSALLSHPTPPLTNASSAVSSEPNSAGPSVGGGSNSANSSPRTAHGGVGRPPQLPAIHDFARVEAGSIGKLNSNFRG; translated from the coding sequence ATGACGACAATGGAGACATATCACGGCATGGTCAAGACGCCTGCCGACGCCATCAAACTTTTCGAGGCTTGCCGACTGGGACTTTTGCCTAGAGTTCAAAGAAGACTGTCCGAAAAGGAACGCCAACAGATTCGATCCGGGTCGGTTTATGTTTGGGATGAGAGGGAAGCTGGCATGCGGAGGTGGACTGATGGAAAGTCATGGAGCGCCAGCCGTGTGTCTGGGAGTTTTTTGACATACCGTGAGATGGAAGGCAAGCGAGGGAATGGTTTTGGGAactcgaggaggggggctgGGAGAACTCCGGATTCTGGTCGTGGCAGTGATGAGGatcaggatgatggggagccAGACAGTTTGGCGGCTGGCTACCGCTACAAGACTGACGGCCTTATGAAGCAATCgttcagcatcaccacctccaactcTCAGCATCTTCACCTCATTTCGTACTACACCAGAAATTCACAGAACTTGCAGACACCGAGCACCGACCCCCAACTGCGAGGCATCATTCCGCAGAAGGGCATGTACCCCGAGTCGAGCCTGAACGATCAATCGGCCTTGACACGGTCGCCGATGCAGCAGCCGCCCTACCCACCACAGGTACAGCagcttcatcatcttcccccaGGCTACCCGGGATATGCCCCGCATCCCGCTCACCACGGCCATTATCAACCCTGGCCACCGTCGCCGGGAACGACACCGCCCTACGGTCATCCATACAatggtcaccaccaccccggccACCCAGTTCATCCTGGTGCCCATCCAGCACCATACGGTCACCATCTTCCCCAGCTGCAATATggtcctccaccacctccaccacctcaacagccATATCACTCGGCAAATCATCACCAGTACGAGCGAGAAAGAGCGCCCACTCTTCCACCATTGCAACTGCCTCAGAAGCggccaccacaaccaccgcctcagctccctcttcccgccccaactccatctcagccgcctcaccaccccccataCTCCCAGCCAGGATCTGTCTCAACACCCATCTTATCACCACCCAGAATAGCACCTCTTGGCTCTCCCCGATCTCGGCAGCTTCAAGCTAAAGCCAGAGAAGCCATCTCGGACCCGAGACTTGCTCTCAATGGTGGGATCCAGCTCGCCCCAGTCCAACCaccccagcagcaccaacagccaccaccaatgcGTCcaatcatcaccacacacacgGCCAGCCCTCCCAACAGGGCCCTTTCTGTCTCGCCAAATTCCGACGGTCGAAACCGTGATCCAACAAGCGCAAGCACAAAAGCGAGCTTGTCAGCACTGCTTTCTCACCCTACCCCGCCGCTGACCAAcgcctcctcggcggtgTCGTCTGAGCCTAACAGTGCCGGGCCGTCGGTGGGTGGCGGGTCGAATTCGGCGAATAGCTCGCCGAGGACGGCGcatgggggggttgggaggccGCCGCAATTGCCGGCTATTCATGACTttgcgagggtggaggcggggagcATCGGGAAGCTGAACAGTAACTTTCGGGGGTAG
- a CDS encoding hypothetical protein (EggNog:ENOG503NYP8; COG:S): protein MDPLSITASIAGITGICLQAARALDTLRTKFQNAQVTITALSSQCAAIKTGLSQLQTLILQNHTVHGQADVVHTLDTTLTGCLVVLTCFEDSLEKLCDATALMESRRSLVRTWWTKARIVRNEGEMKGYLSLLQGQQSAIAFLIQVLHMNTTDEILEGVRNGKGLLDRQATKAASLRLANPQLQIAESVLNPRRTADTIFRGDGNTVAEGVEFEFDNTVVNSRAYRRMMALAKEVVTNRTSTKSPQSIMALENISFDSKTQSRSLLVSTSEQSGDRRGDPTAVSPMPSTAFEVVQPAPKPTTDTSEEAATQPTTSQSLPTSLDILKAQPTQLGTIHTTEYFGQRCQHLFTTVTQWVLRFSKFSDMRASRLTSEINDEKIIDRLDNSVLDGSGPDNYLRDRVKRRDMFTSVTMSMIWEFIFTRYLFGMDREQRFKLKSLEKQLTDVGPTATVRAWRATTLGLWSRRESFRKQRDRDAVAVAEAILEALSKVLPPPGNLEEQLRVQLRRVVSEAVDLSIEMRTQVAEFMVLPPLMPEYNEDGELAATVNFISSLMTQPGGRGGTEGDLEGAVVRVVLFPLVVQKGDLRGEGEEEVVVFPAQVIV from the coding sequence ATGGACCCCCTCTCGATAACAGCCTCGATCGCAGGCATCACAGGCATCTGCCTCCAAGCAGCCCGCgccctcgacaccctccGCACCAAATTTCAAAACGCTCaagtcaccatcaccgccctctcctctcaATGCGCCGCCATCAAGACCGGCCTGTCCCAGCTCCAGACCCTCATCCTGCAAAACCACACCGTCCACGGCCAGGCCGATGTCGTCCACACCCTCGACACAACCCTCACCGGTTGCCTAGTCGTACTAACCTGCTTCGAGGACTCCCTCGAAAAACTCTGCGATGCCACCGCACTGATGGAGTCCCGTCGCTCGCTTGTGCGGACGTGGTGGACTAAAGCGCGGATTGTGCGAAatgagggggagatgaaggggtACCTATCGCTATTGCAAGGACAGCAGTCCGCGATTGCGTTTCTGATTCAAGTGTTGCACATGAATACTACCGATGAGATTCTCGAGGGTGTCAGAAATGGGAAAGGTTTGCTAGACAGGCAAGCGACCAAGGCGGCGTCCTTGCGGTTGGCGAATCCTCAGCTTCAAATTGCCGAGTCTGTTCTGAATCCGCGGAGGACTGCCGACACGATCTTCCGTGGGGATGGAAACACTGTGGCCGAGGGCGTCGAGTTCGAATTTGATAACACTGTTGTCAACTCGAGAGCCTACCGACGAATGATGGCTTTGGCGAAGGAGGTCGTCACCAACAGGACTAGCACGAAAAGTCCGCAATCGATCATGGCTCTGGAAAATATCAGCTTCGACTCAAAAACCCAATCACGATCGTTACTCGTGTCTACATCCGAGCAATCCGGTGACCGGAGGGGTGACCCTACAGCAGTCTCGCCGATGCCATCCACAGCGTTCGAGGTTGTTCAACCTGCACCCAAACCTACTACCGACACTTCCGAAGAGGCTGCCACCCAACCCACGACCTCCCAAAGCTTGCCAACAAGCCTAGATATCCTCAAagcccaaccaacccagctCGGAACAATCCACACCACCGAATACTTTGGCCAGCGCTGCCAGCACCTCTTCACGACCGTCACCCAATGGGTCCTCCGCTTCTCCAAATTCTCCGACATGCGCGCCAGCCGCCTGACCTCGGAAATCAACGATGAAAAAATCATCGACAGGCTAGATAACTCTGTCCTCGACGGCTCCGGCCCCGATAACTACCTCCGTGACAGGGTGAAACGCCGGGACATGTTCACTTCTGTCACCATGTCAATGATCTGGGAATTCATTTTCACCCGTTACCTCTTCGGCATGGACCGGGAGCAGAGGTTCAAGCTCAAGTCATTAGAAAAACAGCTAACGGACGTTGGGCCGACGGCGACGGTCCGTGCTTGGAGGGCTACCACGCTGGGGCTgtggtcgaggagggaaTCGTTCAGAAAACAGAGGGATAGGGATGCCGTTGCGGTGGCAGAGGCGATTTTGGAGGCGCTGTCGAAGgtgttgccgccgccggggaaTTTGGAAGAGCAGTTGAGGGTGcagctgaggagggtggtgagtgaggcGGTGGATTTGTCGATAGAGATGAGGACGCAGGTGGCTGAGTTTATGGTGTTGCCGCCGTTGATGCCCGAGTAcaatgaggatggggagCTGGCGGCGACGGTGAATTTTATCTCGTCGTTGATGACGCAACCGGGTGGTCGGGGGGGCACGGAGGGGGATCTTGAGGGggctgtggtgagggttgttttgtttcctttgGTGGTGCAGAAGGGGGATTtgagaggggaaggggaggaggaggtggtggtgtttccGGCGCAGGTTATTGTGTGA
- the SMC4 gene encoding Structural maintenance of chromosomes protein 4 (COG:B; COG:D; EggNog:ENOG503NTYH), which translates to MSTRQSRRIATRRNTTIVESSEDELGDGSPKVKQEEEEEYTPAPVEKKRPGRRRTTTTELAPAAPAETPVRRPRGRPKKSLAPAVPPPSAPPVIESTENVDPDQSLASVAGASSAVDVDDTSVGPPPSTVKKPVAAADDTVGPPPSTAKKPAGRPRKSVAPRTSKTPTPAPELNAPTQSPKPSVSPSAQLLRDATPLTDITSATNNAPPSSQQDDTVIAPIKPIKPMDTVLEKPMDIMLKSRTMQIPVIQDTGPKPRIVITYLVLTNFKSYAGKQEVGPFHASFSSVVGPNGSGKSNVIDSLLFVFGFRASKMRQGKISALIHNSAKYPNLEYCEVAVHFREVMDLPGGGHEVIPDSDLVISRKAFRNNSSAYYINGKTSNFTTVTTLLRDRGVDLDHKRFLILQGEVESIAQMKAKAANEHDDGLLEYLEDIIGTSKYKTPIEESAAEVETLNEICLEKSGRVQHVEKEKQSLEDKKNKALAFIRDENELAMKQSALYQLYISQCEDNLAVTDEAISQMQEQLNAELEKHNGSEQIIKQLEKAHAKGNKEYEAQEKETQALIKEMAKFEQERVKFEEKRKFLADKRKKLEKTIANSENSAEQAEQTIQECAEDIERRAAEIENIERWIKEEEEELTKIRDSLKGKTQHMSDQIAAKQKSLEPWKEKINQKQSAIAVAESELAILEEKAKAGGVALEEMEAKIVAIQELQAAKAEEFKACQAEKDALKKEGRRVVAELEELAQEEPKFRAKLSNLRQKADEARSSFSATKTQGNVLTALMRMKESGRIDGFHGRLGNLGAIDKKYDVAISTACGQLDNFVTDTVEAGQQCIEHLRKTNLGRGNFMCLDKLRVRDFSPIKTPEDAPRLFDLVQPKDEKFRPAFYHALQDTLVAEDLAQANRIAYGAKRWRVVTLAGELIDKSGTMSGGGTTVKKGLMSSKLVAEISKEQVDKVEADRDAFEQRFQEFQDHQRELEARLRSLKEQIPQLDTKMQKINLEIESSSRNLADVQRRIKELSKEHQPSKTDDNRVAVLQKEIAKINKEIEKLHGETSSVEDEIKELQDKIMEVGGEKLRQQRTKVDNLKDEIRSQNEEVSSAEVRKVKAEKQKVKLEKDHAKASKELEAANRDLESLEEEIENQGTKAEDYTTRVEEAKEALAAKKEELSTLKAELDEKTAELNATRAVEIEMRNKLEENQKVLKETQRQLAYWENKLSKLSLQNIEDLESGRPSQPVAPQSRPKTPGNEDEEEDAEGEPELDAEGDSPMGDATDSDDEDPAAQLQAEAEATFLGSGRGPNPASNPLELPRYTRDELSDMSEKTLKGEIAVLEEKTQNVNVDLGVLAEYRRRVEEHAARSQDLASAVAQRDAAKKRCDDLRRLRLEGFMEGFSTISLRLKEMYQMITMGGNAELELVDSLDPFSEGILFSVMPPKKSWKNISNLSGGEKTLSSLALVFALHHYKPTPLYVMDEIDAALDFRNVSIVANYIKERTKNAQFIVISLRNNMFELAARLVGVYKVNHMTKSVTIENKEYVKGRQQQQQPSQQPAQSQRGGTEQTTRVFGPGMARREESGKEPERLGSSSSASSNLTHRPR; encoded by the exons ATGTCGACGCGACAGTCCCGCCGGATTGCGACCCggcgcaacaccaccattgtCGAGAGTTCGGAGGACGAGCTGGGCGACGGGTCCCCAAAAGTGaagcaggaagaggaggaggaatacACACCGGCACCGGTCGAGAAGAAAAGACCAGGTCGGAGGAGGACCACCACTACCGAACTTGCACCAGCTGCACCTGCCGAGACACCAGTGAGGAGACCCAGAGGACGCCCAAAGAAGAGTCTTGCGCCTGCGGttccccccccttccgcaCCGCCTGTTATCGAGAGTACCGAGAATGTAGATCCCGACCAGTCGCTCGCCAGCGTAGCAGGTGCATCATCAGCTGTTGACGTCGACGATACCTCAGTTGGGCCCCCACCATCGACAGTGAAGAAGCCTGTCGCGGCAGCCGACGACACTGttggaccaccaccatccacagCAAAGAAGCCCGCTGGAAGACCACGAAAGAGTGTCGCGCCCCGTACAAGCAAGACACCCACGCCGGCGCCTGAATTGAACGCTCCCACCCAATCTCCAAAGCCATCTGTGTCGCCATCAGCACAGCTCCTACGCGATGCCACCCCGCTTACCGATATCACTTCTGCGACCAATAATGCCCCGCCGAGTTCACAACAAGACGATACCGTGATTGCGCCCATCAAACCGATCAAGCCCATGGATACAGTGCTCGAGAAGCCAATGGATATCATGCTGAAGTCGCGCACAATGCAAATCCCCGTGATTCAAGATACCGGCCCAAAGCCGCGCATTGTCATCACTTATCTTGTGCTCACCAACTTCAAGAGTTATGCCGGCAAGCAGGAGGTCGGGCCTTTCCATGCTTCATTCTCCTCGGTTGTCGGTCCCAACGGTTCGGGCAAATCCAACGTCATCGACTCCCTGCTGTTCGTGTTTGGTTTCAGAGCAAGCAAGATGAGACAAGGCAAGATCTCGGCCCTCATTCACAACTCGGCAAAGTACCCGAATCTGGAGTACTGCGAGGTCGCGGTACACTTCCGTGAGGTGATGGACCTTCCTGGCGGAGGTCACGAAGTCATCCCAGACTCAGACCTGGTCATTTCCCGCAAGGCCTTCAGAAACAACTCCAGCGCCTACTACATCAACGGGAAGACCTCCAACTTCACAACTGTCACAACGTTGCTCCGGGACCGCGGGGTCGATCTCGACCACAAGCGTTTCTTGATTCTGCAGGGTGAAGTCGAGTCTATTGCGCAgatgaaggccaaggctgccaacGAGCACGATGATGGTCTTCTCGAGTATCTTGAGGACATCATTGGCACATCCAAGTACAAGACACCTATTGAGGAATCAGCCGCCGAGGTCGAGACACTCAATGAAATCTGCTTGGAAAAGAGCGGTCGTGTTCAACacgttgagaaggagaagcagagcctcgaggacaagaagaacaaggctTTGGCTTTCATTCGTGATGAAAACGAGCTTGCCATGAAGCAGTCCGCTTTGTACCAACTCTACATCAGCCAATGCGAGGATAACCTAGCTGTCACAGATGAAGCCATCAGTCAGATGCAGGAACAACTCAacgccgagctcgagaagcaCAACGGCAGCGAGCAGATCATCAagcagctggagaaggcTCACGCCAAGGGCAACAAGGAGTATGAGGCTCAAGAAAAGGAAACTCAGGCCCTGATCAAGGAGATGGCCAAGTTTGAGCAGGAGCGCGTCAAGTTCGAGGAGAAGCGGAAGTTCTTGGCCGATAAGCGTAAGAAGCTTGAGAAGACCATTGCCAACTCTGAGAACTCGGCAGAGCAGGCCGAACAGACCATTCAGGAATGCGCTGAGGATATCGAGAGGCGTGCGGCTGAGATCGAGAACATCGAAAGGTggatcaaggaggaggaggaagagctgaCCAAGATCCGCGACAGCCTCAAGGGCAAGACTCAGCACATGTCCGATCAGATTGCGGCGAAGCAAAAGTCGCTTGAGCCctggaaggagaagatcaaccAGAAGCAATCTGCTATCGCCGTGGCGGAAAGTGAGTTGGCCATCTTGGAggaaaaggccaaggctggtggtgttgcgcttgaggagatggaggccaAGATTGTGGCCATTCAGGAACTTCAGGCGGCCAAGGCGGAAGAGTTCAAGGCGTGCCAGGCTGAGAAGGATGCgctcaagaaggagggcaGAAGAGTGGTtgctgagctggaggagcttgctCAGGAAGAGCCAAAGTTCCGCGCTAAGCTGTCTAACCTGCGGCAAAAGGCGGACGAGGCTCGCTCAAGCTTTTCGGCTACCAAGACGCAAGGCAATGTCTTAACGGCGCTTATGCGCATGAAGGAGTCTGGTCGCATTGACGGCTTCCACGGGCGGCTCGGCAACCTCGGTGCCATCGACAAGAAGTACGATGTTGCCATCTCGACGGCTTGCGGTCAGCTTGACAACTTTGTCACGGACACTGTCGAGGCTGGTCAGCAGTGCATCGAGCACTTGCGCAAGACCAACTTGGGTCGCGGCAACTTTATGTGCTTGGACAAGTTGAGAGTCCGTGACTTCTCACCCATCAAGACTCCCGAGGATGCGCCCCGTCTGTTTGACCTGGTTCAGCCCAAGGATGAGAAGTTCAGACCTGCTTTCTACCATGCGCTCCAAGATACATTGGTTGCGGAAGATCTTGCCCAGGCCAACCGCATCGCCTATGGCGCCAAGCGATGGCGTGTTGTCACTCTGGCCGGCGAGCTGATTGACAAATCTGGTACCatgtctggtggtggtacgACAGTCAAGAAGGGATTGATGTCGTCCAAGCTGGTGGCCGAAATCAGCAAGGAGCAGGTGGACAAGGTGGAGGCTGATCGCGATGCCTTTGAGCAGAGATTCCAAGAGTTCCAAGATCATCAACGTGAGCTGGAGGCTCGTCTTCGTTCCCTCAAGGAGCAGATCCCACAGCTTGACACCAAGATGCAGAAGATCAACCTCGAGATTGAGAGTTCATCTAGGAACTTGGCGGATGTTCAGCGCAGAATTAAGGAACTCAGCAAGGAGCACCAGCCTTCGAAGACAGACGACAACCGGGTTGCCGTCTTGCAAAAGGAGATTGCCAAGATTAacaaggagattgagaagctCCATGGCGAGACTTCTAGTGTCGAGGATGAGATTAAAGAGCTGCAGGACAAGATTatggaggttggtggtgagaagcTCCGGCAACAGCGCACCAAGGTGGACAACCTCAAGGATGAGATTCGTTCCCAAAACGAGGAGGTCTCCAGCGCCGAGGTCcgcaaggtcaaggctgagaagcAGAAGGTCAAGCTCGAAAAGGACCACGCCAAGGCTtccaaggagctcgaggctgcCAATCGGGACCTGGAGAgcctcgaggaggagattgagaacCAGGGCACCAAGGCTGAGGATTACACCACCAGAgtcgaggaggccaaggaagcTCTTgctgccaagaaggaggaacTTTCCACACTCAAGGCCGAACTTGACGAGAAGACCGCCGAGTTGAACGCCACCCGTGCCGTCGAAATCGAAATGCGCAACAAGCTCGAGGAGAACCAAAAGGTACTCAAGGAGACGCAAAGGCAGCTTGCCTACTGGGAGAATAAGCTATCCAAGCTCTCGCTTCAAAACATTGAGGACCTTGAGTCCGGCCGACCTTCCCAGCCTGTGGCCCCCCAGTCCCGGCCCAAGACGCCAGGtaacgaagacgaggaagaggatgccgAAGGCGAACCCGAGCTCGACGCCGAGGGCGACTCCCCCATGGGCGATGCCACCGACTCAGACGACGAAGACCCTGCCGCCCAGCTCCAAGCCGAGGCGGAAGCCACCTTCCTCGGTTCCGGTCGCGGCCCTAATCCTGCCTCCAACCCACTGGAGCTCCCACGCTACACCCGCGATGAGCTCTCTGATATGTCAGAAAAGACACTCAAGGGCGAAATTGCCGTTCTGGAGGAAAAGACCCAGAACGTCAATGTTGATCTTGGTGTCCTGGCTGAGTACAGGCGCAGAGTAGAAGAGCACGCCGCCCGCTCCCAGGACTTGGCTTCTGCCGTTGCTCAAAGGGATGCCGCCAAGAAGAGATGTGACGACCTCCGCCGGTTGAGGCTGGAAGGTTTCATGGAGGGcttctccaccatctcgcTCCGTCTCAAGGAAATGTACCAGATGATCACCATGGGCGGCAACgccgagctggagctggtcgACTCCCTCGACCCCTTCTCGGAAGGTATCCTCTTCTCGGTCATGCCCCCCAAGAAATCATGGAAGAACATCTCCAACTTgtctggtggtgagaagaCGCTTTCTTCGCTTGCGTTGGTGTTTGCGCTGCATCATTACAAGCCTACGCCGCTGTATGTCATGGACGAGATTGATGCCGCGTTGGACTTCAGAAAC GTCTCGATTGTGGCGAATTACATCAAGGAGCGCACAAAGAATGCTCAGTTTATTGTTATCTCGCTGAGGAACAACATGTTTGAGCTTGCGGCGAGGCTGGTGGGTGTTTACAAGGTTAATCACATGACCAAGAGTGTCACTATTGAGAATAAGGAGTATGTCAAggggcggcagcagcagcaacagccgtcGCAGCAGCCGGCGCAGTCCCAGAGGGGAGGGACGGAGCAGACGACGAGGGTGTTCGGGccggggatggcgaggagggaggagagcggGAAGGAGCCGGAGCGATTGGGGAGCAGTAGTAGTGCGAGTAGTAACTTGACTCATCGGCCGAGGTaa
- a CDS encoding hypothetical protein (EggNog:ENOG503P9XA): MTFCANIVAIVCLCYFAREVIGPHRDEQARFPEGLRHAARQLPRSILVKTLVRGALLEYFKLNEYDGTKLNFQFGRRVVASLATDALFSPVPTPPRLAYLDLEAAQRRRDKSIPLFRSRRLNSPVAWAQHKRQRSLRPAKDIEDPYIAAGLIALAQEQYYQDQSRPDHYKVRLLAAKDDNLYFYTALIPSHFLDRFDRPSQRYPTNPPIPITYVHIPMRPEGELLRLMELVLSKLNFAAKNHE, from the exons ATGACATTCTGCGCAAACATAGTCGCGATCGTCTGTTT ATGTTACTTCGCCCGTGAAGTGATTGGACCGCACAGGGACGAGCAAGCCCGATTCCCGGAAGGGCTCCGGCATGCTGCTCGTCAACTACCACGTAGCATTCTAGTAAAGACGCTAGTCAGGGGCGCTCTCCTCGAGTACTTCAAGCTCAACGAGTACGACGGCACCAAGCTCAACTTCCAATTCGGTCGACGGGTAGTCGCGTCTCTCGCGACCGACGCTCTCTTCTCGCCcgtcccaacccccccaaggCTTGCCTATCTCGATCTCGAAGCCGCGCAAAGACGCCGCGACAAATCCATCCCACTCTTCCGATCCCGTCGGCTCAACTCGCCCGTTGCCTGGGCGCAGCATAAGCGGCAACGGAGCCTCCGACCGGCCAAAGACATTGAGGATCCATATATCGCTGCCGGTCTGATTGCCCTTGCGCAGGAGCAGTACTACCAAGACCAAAGCCGTCCTGACCACTACAAG GTTCGTCTACTGGCCGCCAAGGATGACAACCTCTATTTTTACACAGCCCTCATCCCCTCTCACTTTCTCGACCGGTTTGACCGGCCCAGTCAACGGTACCCAACCAatcccccaatccccatTACATATGTTCATATTCCAATGCGACCGGAGGGAGAGCTGCTGAGGTTAATGGAGCTTGTCCTGTCCAAACTGAATTTCGCAGCAAAAAATCATGAATGA